A window of the Aeromicrobium phoceense genome harbors these coding sequences:
- a CDS encoding glycogen/starch/alpha-glucan phosphorylase: MSESLEVHGVDLDDLTLPEPTPEQFRRSLLHHLQYTVGTDPEHASKFDWRMALSYTIRDRALEPWFDATRRTWNEDRKRVYYLSMEFLIGRLLEDATINLGLRDVAVEVFDRLGLDFADIADDEPDAALGNGGLGRLAACYLESMATLGCPAYGYGIRYEHGLFKQRFEGGRQVEAPEDWLVTDNPWSFTRPESAYPVGFRGEVVEQDGRQIWTPQLQVLAEAHDTPVVGYGRQWANTLRLWAAKPSADLFDLERFNAGDFTAAAEPEAWARTLSRVLYPNDTTSRGKELRLSQEYFLTSASVQDIVRRYLETHDDLRRLPEYVAIQMNDTHPAIAGPELIRLLVDDHGFGFDAAVDLSTQVLGYTNHTLLPEALEHWSVGLMRKVLPRHLQIIEQLDRRDAELHGPRPEGVGLIGDDQVRMGDLAFVTSHKINGVSALHTDLVRRDLFPALDSLHPDRIVNVTNGVTPRRWIALANPPLAQLLTDTLGSGWETDLERLKGLEDHIDDPAFREAFGATKRQAKERLSGWLADHHGIEVPTDALYDVQVKRLHEYKRQLMNILWTIAHWQRIKRDPGAGWVPRVKIFGGKAAPSYVMAKDIIRLINDVAAVVNADPETRDLLQVVYPANYNVSMAEKLIPAADLSEQISTAGMEASGTGNMKFALNGALTIGTLDGANVEIREHVGADNFFLFGLTADEVTARRNEPDHARTAIEKSQAMRDVLQAIAEGTFSPDEPNRYGAILDMIWNSDWFLVASDFDSYDETQQAVDRTYLDHERWQRMALLNVARTGYFSSDRSVREYMSRIWNITPAL; this comes from the coding sequence ATGTCCGAGTCCCTGGAAGTCCACGGCGTCGATCTCGACGACCTGACCCTTCCCGAGCCCACGCCCGAGCAGTTCCGCCGGTCCCTGCTGCACCACCTGCAGTACACGGTCGGCACGGACCCCGAGCACGCCTCGAAGTTCGACTGGCGGATGGCGCTGTCCTACACGATCCGCGACCGCGCGCTCGAGCCGTGGTTCGACGCCACCCGGCGCACGTGGAACGAGGACCGCAAGCGCGTCTACTACCTGTCGATGGAGTTCCTCATCGGGCGCCTGCTCGAAGACGCCACCATCAACCTCGGGCTGCGTGACGTCGCGGTCGAGGTGTTCGACCGCCTGGGCCTGGACTTCGCCGACATCGCCGACGACGAGCCCGACGCGGCGCTCGGCAACGGCGGCCTCGGCCGCCTCGCGGCCTGCTACCTCGAGTCGATGGCCACGCTCGGCTGCCCGGCCTACGGCTACGGCATCCGCTACGAGCACGGCCTGTTCAAGCAGCGCTTCGAGGGCGGCCGGCAGGTCGAGGCCCCCGAGGACTGGCTCGTCACCGACAACCCGTGGAGCTTCACCCGCCCCGAGTCGGCCTACCCCGTCGGCTTCCGCGGCGAGGTCGTCGAGCAGGACGGCCGCCAGATCTGGACGCCCCAGCTGCAGGTCCTCGCCGAGGCGCACGACACCCCCGTCGTCGGCTACGGACGCCAGTGGGCGAACACGCTGCGCCTCTGGGCGGCCAAGCCCAGCGCCGACCTCTTCGACCTCGAGCGCTTCAACGCGGGCGACTTCACCGCCGCCGCCGAGCCCGAGGCGTGGGCGCGCACCCTGTCGCGTGTGCTCTACCCGAACGACACGACATCGCGCGGCAAGGAGCTGCGGCTCTCGCAGGAGTACTTCCTGACCTCGGCCTCGGTGCAGGACATCGTGCGCCGCTACCTCGAGACCCACGACGACCTGCGCCGGCTGCCCGAGTACGTCGCGATCCAGATGAACGACACCCACCCGGCGATCGCCGGACCCGAGCTGATCCGGCTGCTGGTCGACGACCACGGCTTCGGCTTTGACGCGGCGGTCGACCTCTCGACGCAGGTGCTCGGCTACACGAACCACACCCTGCTGCCCGAGGCGCTCGAGCACTGGTCGGTCGGCCTCATGCGCAAGGTGCTGCCGCGCCACCTGCAGATCATCGAGCAGCTCGACCGGCGCGATGCCGAGCTGCACGGCCCGCGGCCCGAGGGCGTCGGCCTGATCGGCGACGACCAGGTCAGGATGGGCGACCTCGCGTTCGTGACGAGCCACAAGATCAACGGCGTCTCGGCGCTGCACACCGACCTCGTGCGCCGCGACCTCTTCCCGGCCCTCGACAGCCTGCACCCCGACCGGATCGTCAACGTGACGAACGGCGTCACGCCGCGCCGGTGGATCGCGCTCGCGAACCCGCCGCTGGCCCAGCTGCTCACCGACACGCTCGGGTCCGGCTGGGAGACCGACCTCGAGCGGCTCAAGGGCCTCGAGGACCACATCGACGACCCGGCGTTCCGCGAGGCGTTCGGCGCCACGAAGCGTCAGGCGAAGGAGCGGCTCTCCGGCTGGCTGGCCGACCACCACGGCATCGAGGTCCCGACGGACGCCCTGTACGACGTCCAGGTCAAGCGGCTGCACGAGTACAAGCGCCAGCTGATGAACATTCTGTGGACCATCGCGCACTGGCAGCGGATCAAGCGCGATCCGGGTGCCGGGTGGGTGCCGCGGGTCAAGATCTTCGGCGGCAAGGCCGCGCCCAGCTACGTCATGGCCAAGGACATCATCCGGCTCATCAACGACGTCGCCGCCGTCGTGAATGCGGACCCGGAGACCCGCGACCTGCTGCAGGTCGTCTACCCGGCGAACTACAACGTGTCGATGGCCGAGAAGCTCATCCCCGCGGCCGACCTCTCCGAGCAGATCTCGACCGCCGGCATGGAGGCCTCGGGCACGGGCAACATGAAGTTCGCGCTGAACGGCGCGCTGACGATCGGCACCCTCGACGGCGCCAACGTCGAGATCCGCGAGCACGTCGGCGCGGACAACTTCTTCCTGTTCGGGCTCACCGCCGACGAGGTCACGGCCCGTCGGAACGAGCCCGACCACGCCCGCACCGCGATCGAGAAGAGCCAGGCGATGCGCGACGTGCTCCAGGCCATCGCCGAGGGGACGTTCAGTCCGGACGAGCCGAACCGCTACGGCGCCATCCTCGACATGATCTGGAACAGCGACTGGTTCCTCGTGGCGTCGGACTTCGACTCCTACGACGAGACCCAGCAGGCGGTCGACCGCACGTACCTCGACCACGAGCGCTGGCAGCGGATGGCTCTCCTCAACGTCGCCCGGACGGGCTATTTCAGCTCCGACCGCTCGGTGCGCGAGTACATGAGCCGCATCTGGAACATCACCCCGGCGCTCTGA
- a CDS encoding plasmid mobilization protein produces MRMGKKSTNQELAEHYNETGDLSGFDETKAEPVAVRRAVTISVRFSDEEIAQLRERADQAGVKVTSFIRAAALEAASPVDLTVLSRLARDLEQRAHDVATMAARGVA; encoded by the coding sequence ATGAGGATGGGAAAGAAGAGCACCAACCAGGAGCTCGCCGAGCACTACAACGAGACCGGCGACCTCTCCGGTTTCGACGAGACCAAGGCCGAGCCGGTCGCGGTCAGGCGAGCCGTGACGATCTCGGTGCGCTTCTCCGACGAGGAGATCGCCCAACTCCGTGAACGAGCAGACCAGGCCGGTGTGAAGGTGACCTCCTTCATCCGCGCGGCTGCGCTCGAGGCCGCCAGTCCGGTCGACCTCACCGTGCTGAGCCGGCTCGCCCGGGACCTGGAGCAGCGCGCTCACGACGTCGCGACGATGGCCGCCCGCGGCGTGGCCTGA
- a CDS encoding FhaA domain-containing protein translates to MAGVLQRFEKRLEGAVTGAFARAFRSAVQPVEIAAALQREVDQSATILSRERTLVPNDFTVELSPADHERLAPYGATLATELATLLKEHLAEQHYTAAGPLHIEFALDENLHTGRFTIVSASNASVTPVRGEPITDTAVRRARVVLDIGGLRHPVNPPGITIGRGSSVDLKIDDPGISRNHAEISFLGNGVEVRDLGSTNGVIVDGRRVDAAFLRNGSTIRLGNTTISVQISEEIA, encoded by the coding sequence GTGGCCGGAGTCCTGCAGCGCTTCGAGAAGCGCCTCGAGGGTGCCGTCACCGGGGCCTTCGCGCGCGCCTTCCGCAGCGCGGTCCAGCCGGTCGAGATCGCCGCCGCCCTGCAGCGCGAGGTCGACCAGAGCGCCACGATCCTCAGCCGCGAGCGCACGCTCGTGCCGAACGACTTCACGGTGGAGCTCTCGCCGGCCGACCACGAGCGCCTCGCGCCCTACGGGGCGACGCTCGCCACCGAGCTGGCCACCCTGCTCAAGGAGCACCTCGCCGAGCAGCACTACACGGCCGCCGGCCCGCTGCACATCGAGTTCGCGCTCGACGAGAACCTGCACACCGGTCGCTTCACGATCGTCAGCGCCTCCAACGCGTCGGTCACCCCCGTGCGCGGCGAGCCGATCACCGACACCGCGGTGCGCCGCGCCCGCGTCGTCCTCGACATCGGCGGCCTGCGGCACCCGGTGAACCCGCCCGGCATCACGATCGGCCGCGGCTCCTCGGTGGACCTGAAGATCGATGACCCGGGCATCAGCCGCAACCACGCCGAGATCTCGTTCCTGGGCAACGGCGTCGAGGTGCGCGACCTGGGCTCCACCAACGGCGTGATCGTCGACGGCCGCCGCGTCGACGCCGCCTTCCTGCGCAACGGCTCCACCATCCGCCTCGGCAACACGACCATCTCGGTCCAGATCAGCGAGGAGATCGCGTGA
- a CDS encoding FHA domain-containing protein FhaB/FipA: protein MSELTLTLIKLGFLAVLWLFVLSAVSVIRTDIFGTKVQTPKPAKGQKQPKPQKKVPRNSRKMRGAPNKLQIVDGPNAGQSVPLGTEPILLGRGTDAAIRLDDDYVSTRHARFATNGEQWFVEDLGSTNGTYIGSQRVTSPVPVAIGTSVRLGKTIVELRK, encoded by the coding sequence GTGAGCGAACTGACCCTCACGCTGATCAAGCTCGGCTTCCTGGCCGTGCTGTGGCTGTTCGTGCTGTCCGCGGTCTCGGTGATCCGCACCGACATCTTCGGCACGAAGGTGCAGACGCCGAAGCCCGCCAAGGGCCAGAAGCAGCCCAAGCCCCAGAAGAAGGTCCCGCGCAACAGCCGCAAGATGCGTGGCGCCCCCAACAAGCTCCAGATCGTCGACGGCCCCAACGCCGGCCAGAGCGTCCCGCTGGGCACCGAGCCGATCCTGCTCGGCCGTGGCACCGACGCCGCCATCCGCCTCGACGACGACTACGTCTCCACCCGTCACGCCCGCTTCGCCACCAACGGCGAGCAGTGGTTCGTCGAGGACCTCGGCTCCACGAACGGCACCTACATCGGCAGTCAGCGCGTCACCTCGCCGGTGCCCGTCGCGATCGGCACGTCGGTGCGGCTGGGCAAGACGATCGTGGAGTTGCGCAAGTAG
- a CDS encoding PP2C family protein-serine/threonine phosphatase: MAPLTYRYVALTDVGLRRSNNQDSGYASPRLLVIADGMGGAAAGDLASSAALAEIRDLDRELDDDTDGDALDAMRTAVANANHRLAQLIADDPAVEGMGTTLEAMLWDGEKLAVAHIGDSRAYRLRHGRLSQLSIDHTFVQSLVEEGRITPEEARVHPHRSLLLKAILGRDDFEPDFTWLQPAAGDRYLLCSDGLTDMVDDETIERTMKLETIDAAATELVRLALEAGGYDNVTVVVAEFVPGDEPIDEDLVCADGKPQLVGAATSQPRRRTGSVSASSAPAVHVAGAPGAVEPDPEELRYAPLPVPRRRWVRWLLGSLVVLGLLGGAAAYAYDWSQRQYFVAPSDGMVAIYRGVDVDVPGLTLKTVDEVTRIEIDTLPPYQRDRVAAGIAAADHDEAKRIVTNLSIQVTEPTPTPTPTPTPTPRRTPATSAPTEAP; the protein is encoded by the coding sequence ATGGCGCCGCTGACCTACCGCTACGTAGCGCTGACCGACGTCGGTCTGCGCCGTTCGAACAACCAGGACTCCGGTTACGCCAGCCCCCGCCTGCTGGTCATCGCCGACGGCATGGGCGGCGCCGCGGCCGGCGACCTGGCCTCCTCGGCCGCCCTCGCGGAGATCCGCGACCTCGACCGTGAGCTGGACGACGACACCGACGGCGACGCCCTGGACGCGATGCGCACCGCCGTCGCCAACGCGAACCACCGCCTCGCCCAGCTGATCGCCGACGACCCGGCCGTGGAGGGCATGGGCACCACCCTCGAGGCGATGCTGTGGGACGGCGAGAAGCTGGCCGTCGCCCACATCGGCGACTCGCGGGCCTACCGGCTGCGGCACGGCCGCCTCAGCCAGCTCAGCATCGACCACACGTTCGTGCAGAGCCTCGTCGAGGAAGGCCGGATCACGCCCGAGGAGGCGCGGGTCCACCCCCACCGGTCGCTGCTGCTGAAGGCGATCCTGGGTCGCGACGACTTCGAGCCCGACTTCACGTGGCTGCAGCCGGCGGCGGGCGACCGCTACCTGCTGTGCAGCGACGGCCTCACGGACATGGTCGACGACGAGACGATCGAGCGGACGATGAAGCTCGAGACGATCGACGCTGCCGCGACCGAGCTGGTCCGGCTCGCCCTCGAGGCGGGCGGCTACGACAACGTCACCGTCGTGGTGGCCGAGTTCGTGCCCGGCGACGAGCCGATCGACGAGGACCTGGTCTGCGCCGACGGGAAGCCCCAGCTCGTGGGCGCCGCCACCAGCCAGCCTCGCCGTCGCACCGGATCGGTCTCGGCGTCCTCGGCCCCGGCCGTGCATGTCGCCGGCGCACCCGGCGCGGTCGAGCCCGACCCAGAGGAGCTGCGCTACGCGCCCCTCCCCGTGCCGCGGCGCCGCTGGGTGCGGTGGCTGCTGGGGAGCCTCGTGGTCCTCGGGTTGCTCGGTGGTGCGGCCGCCTACGCCTACGACTGGTCGCAGCGCCAGTACTTCGTGGCGCCCTCCGACGGCATGGTCGCGATCTACCGCGGCGTCGACGTCGACGTGCCCGGCCTGACCCTCAAGACGGTCGACGAGGTCACGCGGATCGAGATCGACACGCTGCCGCCGTACCAGCGCGACCGCGTCGCCGCCGGCATCGCCGCCGCCGACCACGACGAGGCCAAGCGCATCGTCACCAACCTCAGCATCCAGGTGACCGAGCCGACGCCCACCCCGACACCGACGCCGACCCCCACGCCGCGCCGCACCCCCGCCACGTCCGCACCGACGGAGGCACCATGA
- a CDS encoding FtsW/RodA/SpoVE family cell cycle protein: MSAGGVTPAWIPRKRRTAELGLLLLAIAIGIGSYAAVGLGFDGTVPAGIYTVGAVYAVVALGAHLAVRRFAGYADPVLLPLVVALNGIGLVMIYRIDLGLEANGSGFGPFAQGQLRWTILGILMFVAVLVLIRDHRRLQQYTYTFGLAAIALLVLPILPIIGNAKRGAQIWIQLGPFSFQPAEAAKIALAIFFAGYLVAKRDALALAGRRVLGIDLPRGRDLGPILLGWLVSVGILVFQRDLGSSLLFFGLFVVMLYVATERPGWLVVGGALFAVGAWFGYAAFGHVRDRFDAWLDPWADPDKNYQIITALYGLAHGGLLGRGWGQGSPELTPFGFSDFILSSIGEELGLAGLMAVIMVYALVVERGLRIALTCRDAFGKLLAVGLSVSFALQVFVVAGGVMRLIPLTGLTAPFLAAGGSSIIMNWIIVALLLRISDQTRRPAPEVATISGDDETQVVKLS; this comes from the coding sequence ATGAGTGCCGGCGGCGTCACTCCCGCCTGGATCCCGCGCAAGCGCCGCACCGCCGAGCTGGGGCTGCTGCTGCTGGCGATCGCGATCGGCATCGGGTCGTACGCCGCCGTCGGGCTCGGCTTCGACGGCACGGTTCCCGCGGGCATCTACACGGTCGGAGCCGTCTACGCCGTCGTGGCGCTGGGCGCGCACCTGGCCGTCCGGAGGTTCGCCGGGTACGCCGACCCCGTGCTGCTGCCGCTCGTCGTGGCCCTCAACGGCATCGGCCTGGTGATGATCTACCGGATCGACCTCGGCCTGGAGGCCAACGGCTCCGGGTTCGGGCCGTTCGCGCAGGGACAGCTGCGCTGGACGATCCTGGGCATCCTGATGTTCGTCGCCGTGCTGGTGCTGATCCGCGACCACCGCCGCCTGCAGCAGTACACCTATACGTTCGGCCTCGCGGCGATCGCGCTGCTCGTGCTCCCGATCCTGCCGATCATCGGCAACGCCAAGCGCGGCGCACAGATCTGGATCCAGCTCGGCCCCTTCAGCTTCCAGCCCGCGGAGGCCGCCAAGATCGCCCTGGCGATCTTCTTCGCCGGCTACCTCGTCGCCAAGCGCGACGCCCTGGCCCTGGCTGGCCGGCGGGTCCTTGGCATCGACCTGCCCCGCGGCCGCGACCTCGGCCCCATCCTGCTGGGCTGGCTCGTCAGCGTCGGGATCCTGGTCTTCCAGCGCGACCTCGGCTCCTCGCTGCTGTTCTTCGGCCTCTTCGTCGTCATGCTCTACGTGGCCACCGAGCGCCCGGGCTGGCTCGTCGTCGGCGGTGCGCTGTTCGCCGTGGGCGCCTGGTTCGGCTACGCCGCCTTCGGCCACGTGCGCGACCGCTTCGACGCATGGCTCGACCCGTGGGCCGATCCGGACAAGAACTACCAGATCATCACGGCGCTCTACGGTCTCGCACACGGCGGTCTGCTCGGTCGCGGCTGGGGGCAGGGCAGCCCCGAGCTGACCCCCTTCGGCTTCTCCGACTTCATCCTGTCGTCCATCGGCGAGGAGCTCGGCCTGGCCGGGCTGATGGCCGTGATCATGGTCTACGCCCTCGTCGTCGAGCGCGGCCTGCGGATCGCGCTGACGTGCCGTGACGCCTTCGGCAAGCTGCTCGCCGTGGGCCTGTCGGTGTCCTTCGCCCTGCAGGTCTTCGTCGTCGCCGGTGGCGTCATGCGCCTCATCCCGCTGACCGGCCTGACCGCGCCGTTCCTGGCCGCGGGCGGCTCCTCGATCATCATGAACTGGATCATCGTCGCGCTGCTGCTGCGCATCAGCGACCAGACCCGGCGCCCCGCGCCGGAGGTCGCCACGATCAGCGGCGACGACGAGACACAGGTGGTGAAGCTGTCATGA
- a CDS encoding peptidoglycan D,D-transpeptidase FtsI family protein: protein MNKPVRAMAVACLLMFLALLLNANYVQFVQADDLNEKEGNRRVIDEQFSRERGAIIVDGEPIAQSVPVKDKWQFQRKYTEPELYAPVTGYFSYIYGRDGIEQSYNDILSGSDDRLFVNRVIDVISNDQPQGGSVELTLDPAAQKAAFEGLADLGEKTRGAVVALDPQSGDILAMVSQPTYNPNQLASHDLDAVTSAMRKLEGDENDPLINRGAQTTLPPGSTFKAVTAAAGIEDLGLKADDDVRGGATLSFPGIDYQLTNQGGSNCGGNPISFERALEVSCNVSFGWMAGKVGQDVLSEQATKFGFGERPLDDLASAASRFTADPDAELEAPQLAQSGIGQYEVAATPLQMAMVAGTIANDGVLMKPRVVRTVRAPNLSILEQPEPQELGRAMSAGDARELNDMMVAVVDEGTGTPAKIPGVDVGGKTGTAESAPDRPPYAWFISYAPATDPQVAVAVLVESAQNTNDIGGGRLGGPIARSVMEAVLR from the coding sequence ATGAACAAGCCCGTCCGTGCCATGGCCGTCGCGTGCCTGCTGATGTTCCTCGCGCTGCTGCTGAACGCCAACTACGTGCAGTTCGTCCAGGCCGACGACCTGAACGAGAAGGAAGGCAACCGCCGCGTCATCGACGAGCAGTTCAGCCGCGAGCGCGGCGCGATCATCGTCGACGGCGAGCCGATCGCCCAGTCCGTGCCCGTCAAGGACAAGTGGCAGTTCCAGCGCAAGTACACCGAGCCCGAGCTGTACGCCCCGGTGACCGGCTACTTCTCCTACATCTACGGCCGCGACGGCATCGAGCAGTCGTACAACGACATCCTCTCCGGCAGCGACGACCGGCTCTTCGTGAACCGCGTCATCGACGTCATCTCCAACGACCAGCCCCAGGGCGGCAGCGTGGAGCTCACGCTCGACCCTGCCGCGCAGAAGGCAGCGTTCGAGGGCCTGGCCGACCTCGGCGAGAAGACCCGCGGCGCCGTGGTGGCGCTGGATCCGCAGTCCGGGGACATCCTGGCCATGGTCAGCCAGCCGACCTACAACCCGAACCAGCTCGCCAGTCACGACCTCGACGCCGTCACGTCCGCCATGCGCAAGCTCGAGGGCGACGAGAACGACCCGCTGATCAACCGCGGCGCCCAGACCACGCTGCCGCCGGGATCGACGTTCAAGGCCGTCACGGCCGCCGCCGGCATCGAGGACCTGGGGCTCAAGGCCGACGACGACGTCCGCGGCGGCGCCACGTTGAGCTTCCCCGGCATCGACTACCAGCTGACCAACCAGGGCGGCAGCAACTGCGGCGGGAACCCCATCAGCTTCGAGCGGGCCCTCGAGGTCTCCTGCAACGTCTCGTTCGGCTGGATGGCCGGCAAGGTCGGGCAGGACGTCCTGTCCGAGCAGGCCACGAAGTTCGGCTTCGGCGAGCGCCCCCTCGACGACCTCGCGTCGGCGGCCAGCCGGTTCACGGCCGACCCCGACGCCGAGCTCGAGGCGCCGCAGCTGGCGCAGTCGGGCATCGGCCAGTACGAGGTCGCCGCCACCCCGCTGCAGATGGCGATGGTCGCCGGCACGATCGCGAACGACGGCGTGCTGATGAAGCCGCGGGTCGTACGCACCGTCCGCGCGCCCAACCTCTCGATCCTCGAGCAGCCCGAGCCCCAGGAGCTGGGACGCGCCATGTCGGCCGGCGACGCCCGCGAGCTCAACGACATGATGGTGGCCGTCGTCGACGAAGGCACCGGAACCCCGGCCAAGATCCCCGGCGTGGATGTCGGTGGCAAGACCGGCACGGCCGAGTCGGCGCCCGACCGCCCGCCCTACGCCTGGTTCATCAGCTACGCACCCGCCACGGACCCCCAGGTCGCGGTCGCCGTGCTGGTCGAGTCCGCACAGAACACCAACGACATCGGCGGTGGCCGCCTCGGCGGCCCCATCGCCCGCTCCGTGATGGAAGCGGTGCTCCGATGA
- the pknB gene encoding Stk1 family PASTA domain-containing Ser/Thr kinase: MTESDANMSPLGDRYQVGELVGRGGMADVRAGHDMRLGRPVAIKLLRADLAADETFQERFRREAQSAASLNHPSIVAVYDTGEATDPTGATVPYIVMELVEGRTLRDVLRDGRKILPERALSITADILAALDYSHRAGIIHRDIKPANVMLTPEGKVKVMDFGIARAIADTSSAMTQTAAVIGTAQYLSPEQARGETVDARSDIYSTGCVLYELLTGRPPFVGDSPVSVAYQHVREEARPPSQLNPDVSVEVDNVVAKALAKRVDDRYSSAGDMRKDIERVLAGGTVDAPTQAVTAVGAATQVAPAVAAPLLVDEEEERKKGSGKWWALALVLLAIAAAIGLALMLNDRDPEVNTPTTDVPRVEGLDVPTATNRLESQNLVVGEVTEQTSADIPEDQVIATSPEAGTTVDEGTAIDLIVSSGPELVDIPNLTSYSYDEAKDLLEGDRYGLKVKRQNTDSSEPKGRVLNSNPPPGTEVERGSTVTLIVSRGEVDVPNVVGQSVEDATKTLEDAGLKVSAQNDPAGTAPDGTVTEQSREPGSMVAPGTTITLTVSRPPAPTTEPTPDPNAPPTVVPTP; this comes from the coding sequence ATGACCGAGAGTGACGCGAACATGAGCCCCCTCGGCGACCGCTACCAGGTCGGCGAGCTGGTCGGGCGCGGAGGCATGGCCGACGTCCGGGCCGGCCACGACATGCGGCTCGGTCGCCCCGTCGCCATCAAGCTGCTCCGCGCCGACCTCGCAGCCGACGAGACGTTCCAGGAGCGCTTCCGGCGCGAGGCGCAGTCGGCGGCCTCGCTGAACCACCCGTCGATCGTCGCCGTGTACGACACCGGCGAGGCCACCGATCCCACCGGCGCCACCGTGCCGTACATCGTCATGGAGCTCGTCGAGGGACGCACGCTGCGCGATGTCCTGCGCGACGGCCGCAAGATCCTGCCCGAGCGTGCCCTCTCGATCACCGCCGACATCCTCGCCGCGCTGGACTACAGCCACCGCGCCGGCATCATCCACCGCGACATCAAGCCGGCCAACGTCATGCTCACGCCCGAGGGCAAGGTCAAGGTGATGGACTTCGGCATCGCCCGGGCCATCGCCGACACCTCCAGCGCCATGACCCAGACCGCGGCCGTGATCGGCACGGCGCAGTACCTCTCGCCCGAGCAGGCGCGCGGCGAGACGGTCGACGCCCGCAGCGACATCTACTCCACCGGCTGCGTGCTCTACGAGCTGCTCACCGGCCGTCCGCCCTTCGTCGGCGACAGCCCGGTCTCGGTGGCCTACCAGCACGTGCGCGAGGAGGCCCGGCCCCCGTCGCAGCTGAACCCCGACGTCTCGGTCGAGGTCGACAACGTCGTCGCCAAGGCCCTGGCCAAGCGCGTCGACGACCGGTATTCCAGCGCGGGCGACATGCGCAAGGACATCGAGCGGGTCCTCGCCGGTGGCACCGTCGACGCGCCCACGCAGGCCGTCACGGCCGTCGGTGCGGCCACCCAGGTCGCGCCCGCGGTCGCCGCCCCCCTGCTGGTGGACGAGGAGGAGGAGAGGAAGAAGGGGTCCGGGAAGTGGTGGGCCCTCGCGCTGGTGCTGCTGGCCATCGCTGCCGCGATCGGCCTGGCCCTCATGCTCAACGACCGAGATCCTGAGGTGAACACGCCGACCACCGACGTGCCGCGGGTCGAGGGACTCGACGTCCCCACCGCCACGAACCGGCTGGAGTCGCAGAATCTCGTCGTCGGTGAGGTCACCGAGCAGACGAGCGCTGACATCCCCGAGGACCAGGTCATCGCCACCAGTCCCGAGGCCGGGACCACGGTCGACGAGGGCACCGCGATCGATCTCATCGTCAGCTCGGGTCCCGAGCTGGTCGACATCCCGAACCTCACCAGCTACTCGTACGACGAGGCCAAGGACCTGCTCGAGGGCGACCGCTACGGGCTGAAGGTCAAGCGCCAGAACACCGACAGCAGCGAGCCGAAGGGTCGCGTGCTCAACAGCAACCCGCCTCCGGGCACCGAGGTGGAGCGCGGCAGCACCGTCACCCTCATCGTGTCGCGCGGCGAGGTCGACGTCCCGAACGTCGTGGGCCAGTCGGTCGAGGACGCCACGAAGACGCTCGAGGACGCCGGCCTGAAGGTCTCGGCCCAGAACGATCCCGCCGGCACCGCGCCCGACGGCACCGTCACCGAGCAGAGCCGCGAGCCCGGCTCGATGGTGGCTCCGGGCACCACGATCACTCTCACCGTGTCGCGGCCGCCGGCTCCCACCACGGAGCCCACACCGGACCCGAACGCGCCGCCGACGGTCGTGCCGACGCCCTAG
- a CDS encoding DUF881 domain-containing protein: MPGTPRDQGKIRAVSRWSLLALTVACACGVVVVAAAVTSNGSDLRPAGGDLSSVLRDRAQEVENRRREAVELQREVDALTRGVDDADLRREARRVSRLSDPAGLTPVEGPGVRIALEDAPRSVDIPGLDPNLLVVHQQDIQAFVNALWAGGAEAITLQGQRLITTTGIKCVGNTVVLDGVPYSPPYVIEAIGDRSRLRGAMTSSPEVMTYTQYANRYGLGLEQSDVDVVKAPAHGGSVAMRHATVVE, from the coding sequence GTGCCGGGAACCCCACGCGACCAGGGGAAGATCAGGGCCGTCAGCAGGTGGAGCCTGCTCGCCCTGACGGTCGCGTGCGCCTGCGGTGTGGTCGTCGTGGCCGCCGCGGTCACCTCCAACGGCTCCGACCTGCGCCCCGCCGGAGGCGATCTCAGCTCGGTGCTGCGCGACCGTGCGCAGGAGGTCGAGAACCGCCGACGCGAGGCGGTCGAGCTCCAGCGCGAGGTCGACGCCCTCACGCGGGGGGTCGACGACGCCGACCTGCGCCGCGAGGCGCGCCGGGTCTCCCGACTCTCCGATCCCGCGGGGCTCACCCCGGTCGAGGGGCCGGGTGTGCGGATCGCCCTCGAGGACGCTCCCCGCTCGGTGGACATCCCGGGCCTCGACCCGAACCTCCTGGTGGTCCACCAGCAGGACATCCAGGCGTTCGTGAACGCCCTGTGGGCCGGCGGCGCCGAGGCCATCACGCTGCAGGGTCAGCGCCTGATCACCACGACAGGGATCAAGTGCGTCGGCAACACGGTCGTGCTGGACGGCGTGCCCTACTCGCCGCCCTACGTGATCGAGGCGATCGGCGATCGCAGCCGGCTGCGCGGCGCGATGACCTCCTCGCCCGAGGTCATGACGTACACGCAGTACGCGAACCGGTACGGGCTCGGTCTCGAGCAGAGCGACGTCGACGTGGTGAAGGCTCCCGCTCACGGCGGCAGCGTGGCGATGCGCCACGCCACCGTCGTGGAGTGA